The DNA window GCAGAAGCCCAAATATCAATAACTTTATTATATCTTTCTCCTGCAGTAACAAGACCTGATTGAAATTGTTCTTGAATTTCATTAACTTCTAATTTTGCTTCATTAATAATTTCAGTTTTATTTTTAGGTATAATAATATCATCTATACCAACAGATGTTCCTGATTTTGTTGCATAATGAAATCCAGTATACATAATTTGATCCGCAAAAATAACTGTAGATTTTAATCCTAAAATTCTATAACATATATTAAGAATATTAGAAATATCTTTTTTACCTAGAGTTTTGTTTATCAGATAATATGGAATTCCCTTTGGGACTTGATTCCAAAAAATAGCTCTGCCAATTGTAGTATTAACAATAATAATATTTTTGATCCATTTATTTGTTAATAAATTTTTTGTATATTCTTTAATTCTAACTTTAACATGAGCATGTAAATCTACCTGTCCTACATTATAAGCACGTTCTGCTTCTTTAGGACCTGTTAATATCATTCCCGCTCCATAAGCATTAATTTTATCTTTAGTCATATAATATATACCTAAAACTACATCTTGTGATGGCACAATAATTGGTTCTCCATTTGCTGGAGATAAAATATTATTAGTAGACATCATTAAAATTCTTGCTTCTAATTGAGCTTCCAATGTTAGAGGAATATGAACAGCCATTTGATCTCCATCAAAATCAGCATTATAAGCTGCACATACTAAAGGATGTAATTGTATTGCTTTTCCTTCAACTAAAATAGGTTCAAAAGCTTGTATACCTAATCTATGTAAAGTAGGTGCTCTATTTAATAATATAGGATGTTCTTTAATTACCTCATCAAGTATATCCCATACTATTGATTCTTCTTTTTCCACCATTTTTTTTGCAGCTTTAATAGTTGTTGCAAATCCCTTAATTTCTAGTTTACCATATATAAATGGTTTAAATAGTTCTAATGCCATTTTCTTAGGTAAACCACATTGGTGTAACCGTAAATAAGGTCCTACCGTAATAACAGATCTTCCTGAATAATCAACCCTTTTTCCTAATAAATTTTGTCGAAATCTTCCTTGTTTACCTTTAATCATATCAGCTAGTGATTTTAAAGGTCGTTTATTAGAACCAGTAATAGCTTTTCCTCTTCTTCCATTATCTAATAACGCATCAACAGCTTCTTGTAACATTCTTTTTTCATTTTTTACTATAATATCAGGTGCAGATAATTCTAATAAACGTTTTAATCTATTATTACGATTAATAACTCTACGATATAAATCATTTAAATCTGATGTTGCAAATCTACCCCCATCTAAAGGTACTAAAGGTCTTAAATCAGGTGGTAAAACAGGTAATATATTCATTATCATCCATTCTGGTTTATTACCAGAATATATAAAAGATTCTAATAATTTTATTCTTTTAGCTATTTTTTTTCTTTTAGTTTCTGAATTTGTATTATTTAATTCATTACGTAATATTTTACATTCTTGTTTTAAATTAATATTTTTTAATAAATATTGTATAGCTTCAGCACCTATTTTAGCTTCAAATTCATCTCCAAATTCTTCTAATAAATCCATATATTGTTCTTCAGATAAAATTTGTTTTTTTTCTAATCTAGAAATACCTTCTTTTACAACTACATATGATTCAAAATATAAAATTTTCTCTATATCTCTTAAAGGCATATTTAATAATAAGCCTATTCTAGAAGGTAAAGATTTTAAAAACCATATATGAGCTATTGGTGAAGCAAGTTCAATATGTCCCATCCTATCTCTTCTAACTTTAGTTTGTGTAACTTCAACACCGCATTTTTCACAAATAACACCTCGATGTTTTAAACGTTTATATTTGCCACATAAACATTCATAATCTTTAATAGGACCAAAAATACGAGCACAAAATAAACCATCTCTTTCTGGTTTAAAAGTACGATAATTAATTGTTTCAGGTTTTTTTACTTCTCCAAAAGACCAGGATTTTATCATATCAGAAGAAGCTAGAGAAAGTTTTATTGTATCAAATTCTTCTATTTTTTTTTGTGATTTTAAAAAATTAAATAAATCTTTCACAAATTTATTACCTCAATTATATTATAAACCAGTAAAATTTTAATATAAAATTATTATTTATTTTCTAAATTTATATTTATACCTAATGAACGTATTTCTTTAAGTAAAACATTAAAGGATTCTGGAATATTAGCATCCATCTGATGATTGCCATCAACAATGTTTTTATACATTTTTGTTCTACCATTAACATCGTCAGATTTAATTGTTAACATTTCCTGTAAAGTATATGCAGCTCCATATGCTTCTAAAGCCCAAACCTCCATTTCTCCAAATCTTTGTCCTCCAAATTGAGCTTTTCCACCTAATGGTTGTTGTGTTACAAGACTATATGATCCTGTTGATCTAGCATGCATTTTGTCATCTACTAAATGGTTTAATTTTAACATATACATATATCCTACAGTAACTGGTTTTTCAAAAGCTTCTCCTGTACGTCCATCATATAGTTTTATTTGACCAGAAACTGGTAAATTAGATAATGTTAATAAATCTTTAATTTCTTTTTCTTGTGCACCATCAAAAACTGGAGTAGCAATAGGCATTCCTTTTTTTAAATTATTTGCTAATAAAAATATTTCGTTATCAGTAAATTTATTTAAATTTATATTTTGACGTGTATTATTTCCAATATTATATACTTTATGCAAAAAATTACGTATTTTTTCTATATTTTTTTGTTTTTTCAATAAAATATTAATTTTATTACCAATACCTTTTGCAGCTAATCCTAAATGTGTTTCTAATATTTGTCCTATATTCATTCTAGATGGAACTCCTAAAGGATTTAAAATAATATCAACAGGTGTACCATTTTCATCATAAGGCATATCTTCTATAGGACAAATTTTAGAAATTACTCCTTTATTTCCATGTCTTCCTGCCATTTTATCACCTGATTGTACTTGTCTTTTTACAGCTAAATTTACTTTAATAATTTTTAAAATACCAGGTGCTAAATCATTTCCTTGTGTAATTTTCATTTTTTGTAGTTTTATTTTTTTTTGAAAAATATTTTTTATTTCTCTATATTCTTTAATAAAATTATCTAGTTGTTTCTGTTTTGATTTTTCTTGTAAAGATAAAGAAATAACGAAATTTATATCAAAATTTTTTATATTTTCTTCTTTTAAAAAATTATTTTTTAATAAAAATTTTTGTATATTAAATAATATATTTTGTTCAAAAATTTTTTGTTCAACAAATAAATCTTCTTTAATTTGTTGTAACTGCATTTCTTCAATTTCTATAGTTCTTTTATCTTTTTTTACACCTTCTCTTGTAAAAATTTGTACATCAATAATAGTTCCATATACTCCATTTGGAACACGTAAAGAAGTATCTTTTACATCAGATGCTTTTTCACCAAAAATAGCACGTAATAATTTTTCTTCTGGTGATAATTGTGTTTCTCCTTTAGGAGTTACTTTACCTACAAGAATATCTCCATTTTTTACTTCAGCTCCTATATATACAATTCCACATTCATCTAATTTAGATAAAGAAGATTCACTTACATTTGGTATATCAGATGTAATCTCTTCTGGACCTAATTTAGTATCACGTGAAATACAAGATAATTCTTGTATATGTATAGTAGTAAATTTATCTTCTTGAACTACTTTTTCAGATAATAAAATAGAATCTTCAAAATTATAACCATTCCATGGCATAAAAGCTACTCTCATATTTTGTCCTAATGCTAACTCTCCTAAATCTGTTGCAGGCCCATCTGCTAATACATCTCCTTTATGAATTAATTCACCTAAATTTACACATGGAATTTGATTAATACATGTATTTTGATTAGATCTTATATATTTTTCTAGATGATATATATCAATATTATCTTGATTATTAAAAATACTATTTTCTCTTTTAATAATAATACGTGAAGCATCTACATAATGTACAATCCCAGAATTTTTAGCAATAATAGTAACACCTGAATCTATTGCAACAATTCTTTCCATCCCAGTTCCTACTAAAGGTTTTTCTGTTTTTAATGTAGGTACAGCTTGTCTCTGCATATTTGCACCCATTAAAGCACGATTAGCATCATCATGTTCTAAAAATGGTATTAAAGAAGCTCCGATAGAAACAATCTGTTGTGTAGAAACATCCATATATTGGACTTGTTCTTTTTGAAATAAACTTGATTCATTTTTATAACGACATATAATAAATTGATCTTTAATATATTTATTTTCATTAATATTAGTATTAGCTTGAGCAATAATAAAATTACTTTCTTCTATTGAAGATAAATAATGAATCTTATCAGTAATAAATCCATTTTTTACCAAAATATATGGAGATTCTAAAAATCCATATTGATTTGTTCTTGCATATACTGATAATGAATTTATTAAACCTATATTAGGTCCTTCCGGGGTTTCAATTGGACATATTCGTCCATAATGTGTCGGATGAACATCTCTAACTTCAAACCCAGCTCTTTCTCTCGTTAACCCACCTGGACCTAAAGCAGATATACGACGTTTATGTGTAATTTCTGATAATGGATTATTTTGATCCATAAATTGTGATAATTGACTAGAACAAAAAAATTCTTTTAAAGCTGCAGAAATAGGTTTAGCATTTATCATATCTTGAGGCATTAAATTTTCTATATCTCCTAAAGATAATCTTTCTTTTACAGCTCTTTCTACACGAATTAAACCTATACGAAATTGATTTTCAGCCATTTCTCCAATAGAACGAATTCTTCTATTTCCTAAATGATCAATATCATCAATATTACCATGACCATTACGGATATTAATTAATTTTTTGATAACATCAATAATATCTTTTTTACTTAAAATACTAGCTCCAAAAATAGATTCACGAGATAATGAAAGATTAAATTTCATTCTACCTACAGGAGATAAATCATAACGATCTTCTACAAAAAATAATTTTTTAAATAATATTTCTGCAGCTTCTTTTGTAGGAGGTTCTCCTGGTCTCATCATTCTATAAATTTCTACTAAAGCATCTAAACGATTATTTGTATTATCTAATTTTAATGTTTCTGAAATATAATTACCATGATCTAAATCATTAGTAAAAATAGTTTCAATTATATGATTATTTTTAAAAATTCTATTAATAATATCTATTGATAAAGGAGAATTGGCAGAAATAATTATCTCTCCTGTTATTTTATCAATATAATCTTTTATAACTCTTTTACCAATCATATACTCTATAGGAATATTTATAGATCTAACATTATCTTTTTTTAATTTATTAATATGACGTATAGTAACTCTTTTTCCTTTTTCTATATAAATAATATCATTTTTTTTAATATTAAAAGATGCTGTTTCTCCTCTTAATCTATCTGGTATTAATACCATTTTTATTTTATTATTTTTTATCTTATAAATATTTTTTTCAAAAAAAATATCTAATATTTCTTCTATATCATAATCTAAAGCACGTAAGATAACTGTAACCGGTAATTTTCTTCTTCTATCTATACGTACAAAAATATTATCTTTAGGATCAAATTCAAAATCTAACCAAGATCCTCTATAAGGAATAATACGAGCATTATATAATATTTTCCCTGATGAATGTGTTTTACCTTTATCACTATCAAAAAAAACACCTGGACTTCTATGTAATTGTGAAACAACAACACGTTCAATACCATTAACTATAAAAGTACCATTTTTTGTCATTAATGGTATTTCTCCCATGTATACTTCTTGTTCTCTTATATTTTTAATTGATAATTCAGGTTTTTCTTTATCATAAACAATTAATCTTAATATTACTTTTATAGGAGCAGAATAAGTCATTCCTCTTGTATGACATTCTTTTACATTAAAAAGTGATTTTCCTAAATGATAATTTATATATTCTAATTTAGCATGACCACTATAACTAGATATAGGGAAAATACTTTTAAATGCAGCTTCTAAACCATATTCCCCTTTAAGATCTCTTTTTATAAATTTTTTAAATGAATCAATCTGAATAGATAGTAAATATGGAATATTTAAAACTTGAGGTCTTTTTCCAAAATCTTTGCGAATACGTTTTTTTTCAGTTTGAGAATAAACCATATGGTTCCTCAGTTATCTGACAAATTAAACAATTTAATTAAATTAATATTTATTTTCATAAATAATATTTATATAAATAAATTCTTTATTAAAATTTTTATAAAATTATTTAATTTCTATTTCTGCTCCAGAATTTTTTAACTTAGCTTCTAAATCTAATGCTTCTTCTTTATTAATAGATTCTTTTAATATTACAGGAGCTGATTCCACTAAATCTTTAGCTTCTTTTAATCCTAAATTCATTATACTTCTTACGGTTTTTATAACAG is part of the Enterobacteriaceae endosymbiont of Donacia fulgens genome and encodes:
- the rpoB gene encoding DNA-directed RNA polymerase subunit beta, which translates into the protein MVYSQTEKKRIRKDFGKRPQVLNIPYLLSIQIDSFKKFIKRDLKGEYGLEAAFKSIFPISSYSGHAKLEYINYHLGKSLFNVKECHTRGMTYSAPIKVILRLIVYDKEKPELSIKNIREQEVYMGEIPLMTKNGTFIVNGIERVVVSQLHRSPGVFFDSDKGKTHSSGKILYNARIIPYRGSWLDFEFDPKDNIFVRIDRRRKLPVTVILRALDYDIEEILDIFFEKNIYKIKNNKIKMVLIPDRLRGETASFNIKKNDIIYIEKGKRVTIRHINKLKKDNVRSINIPIEYMIGKRVIKDYIDKITGEIIISANSPLSIDIINRIFKNNHIIETIFTNDLDHGNYISETLKLDNTNNRLDALVEIYRMMRPGEPPTKEAAEILFKKLFFVEDRYDLSPVGRMKFNLSLSRESIFGASILSKKDIIDVIKKLINIRNGHGNIDDIDHLGNRRIRSIGEMAENQFRIGLIRVERAVKERLSLGDIENLMPQDMINAKPISAALKEFFCSSQLSQFMDQNNPLSEITHKRRISALGPGGLTRERAGFEVRDVHPTHYGRICPIETPEGPNIGLINSLSVYARTNQYGFLESPYILVKNGFITDKIHYLSSIEESNFIIAQANTNINENKYIKDQFIICRYKNESSLFQKEQVQYMDVSTQQIVSIGASLIPFLEHDDANRALMGANMQRQAVPTLKTEKPLVGTGMERIVAIDSGVTIIAKNSGIVHYVDASRIIIKRENSIFNNQDNIDIYHLEKYIRSNQNTCINQIPCVNLGELIHKGDVLADGPATDLGELALGQNMRVAFMPWNGYNFEDSILLSEKVVQEDKFTTIHIQELSCISRDTKLGPEEITSDIPNVSESSLSKLDECGIVYIGAEVKNGDILVGKVTPKGETQLSPEEKLLRAIFGEKASDVKDTSLRVPNGVYGTIIDVQIFTREGVKKDKRTIEIEEMQLQQIKEDLFVEQKIFEQNILFNIQKFLLKNNFLKEENIKNFDINFVISLSLQEKSKQKQLDNFIKEYREIKNIFQKKIKLQKMKITQGNDLAPGILKIIKVNLAVKRQVQSGDKMAGRHGNKGVISKICPIEDMPYDENGTPVDIILNPLGVPSRMNIGQILETHLGLAAKGIGNKINILLKKQKNIEKIRNFLHKVYNIGNNTRQNINLNKFTDNEIFLLANNLKKGMPIATPVFDGAQEKEIKDLLTLSNLPVSGQIKLYDGRTGEAFEKPVTVGYMYMLKLNHLVDDKMHARSTGSYSLVTQQPLGGKAQFGGQRFGEMEVWALEAYGAAYTLQEMLTIKSDDVNGRTKMYKNIVDGNHQMDANIPESFNVLLKEIRSLGININLENK